A section of the Lepus europaeus isolate LE1 chromosome 10, mLepTim1.pri, whole genome shotgun sequence genome encodes:
- the PCBP2 gene encoding poly(rC)-binding protein 2 isoform X5: protein MDTGVIEGGLNVTLTIRLLMHGKEVGSIIGKKGESVKKMREESGARINISEGNCPERIITLAGPTNAIFKAFAMIIDKLEEDISSSMTNSTAASRPPVTLRLVVPASQCGSLIGKGGCKIKEIRESTGAQVQVAGDMLPNSTERAITIAGIPQSIIECVKQICVVMLETLSQSPPKGVTIPYRPKPSSSPVIFAGGQDRYSTGSDSASFPHTTPSMCLNPDLEGPPLEAYTIQGQYAIPQPDLTKLHQLAMQQSHFPMTHGNTGFSAGLDASAQTTSHELTIPNDLIGCIIGRQGAKINEIRQMSGAQIKIANPVEGSTDRQVTITGSAASISLAQYLINVSLENAKPSSQAASVTIPDHLSINLSQPSTPSSSSSSSTTTPSLATAGTSDAPSSLPNPLPTAPCVSSLLGMKPIPLLALNVVSAAKGTGASAATTTTSAVPCVTNKLKGEKQRFSPY from the exons ATGGACACCGGTGTGATTGAAGGTGGATTAAATGTCACTCTCACCATCCGGCTACTTATGCATGGCAAG GAAGTTGGCAGTATCATCGGAAAG AAAGGAGAATCTGTTAAGAAGATGCGCGAGGAG AGTGGTGCACGTATCAACATCTCAGAAGGGAATTGTCCTGAGAGAATTATCACTTTGGCTGGACCCACTAATGCCATTTTCAAAGCATTTGCTATGATCATTGACAAACTGGAAGAG GACATTAGCAGCTCTATGACCAATAGCACAGCTGCCAGTAGACCTCCGGTTACCTTGAGGCTGGTGGTTCCTGCTAGTCAGTGTGGCTCTCTCATTGGAAAAGGTGGTTGCAAGATCAAGGAAATAAGAGAG AGTACAGGGGCTcaggtgcaggtggcaggggataTGCTCCCCAACTCAACTGAGCGGGCCATCACTATTGCTGGCATCCCGCAATCCATCATTGAGTGTGTCAAACAGATCTGCGTGGTCATGTTGGAG actCTCTCCCAGTCCCCTCCGAAGGGCGTGACCATCCCGTACCGGCCCAAGCCGTCCAGTTCTCCGGTCATCTTTGCAGGTGGTCAG GACAGGTACAGCACAGGCAGCGACAGTGCGAGCTTTCCCCACACCACCCCGTCCATGTGCCTCAACCCTGACCTGGAGGGACCACCTCTAGAG GCCTATACCATTCAAGGACAGTATGCCATTCCACAGCCAGAT TTGACCAAGCTGCACCAGTTGGCAATGCAACAGTCTCATTTTCCCATGACCCATGGCAACACCGGATTCAGTG CAGGTCTGGATGCATCTGCTCAGACTACTTCTCATGAACTCACCATTCCAAATGAT ttgATTGGCTGCATAATCGGGCGTCAAGGCGCCAAAATCAATGAGATCCGTCAGATGTCTGGGGCGCAGATCAAAATTGCGAACCCAGTAGAAGGATCTACTGATAGGCAGGTTACCATCACCGGATCTGCTGccagcatcagcctggctcaATATCTAATCAATGTCAG TTTAGAAAACGCTAAACCCTCCTCCCAGGCAGCCTCCGTCACGATCCCTGATCACCTCAGCATCAACCTCTCTCAACCCTCcaccccttcttcttcttcttcctcctccaccaccaccccctcgcTCGCCACAGCGGGGACCTCCGACGCACCCTCCAGCCTCCCCAACCCTCTTCCGACCGCCCCTTGTGTCTCCAGTCTGCTTGGCATGAAACCCATCCCTCTCCTGGCTCTAAATGTTGTGTCTGCTGCTAAGGGTACCGGGGCTTcagctgccaccaccaccacctccgcGGTGCCGTGTGTAACTAACAAACTGAAAGGCGAGAAACAGAGATTCTCCCCCTACTGA
- the PCBP2 gene encoding poly(rC)-binding protein 2 isoform X12 has protein sequence MDTGVIEGGLNVTLTIRLLMHGKEVGSIIGKKGESVKKMREESGARINISEGNCPERIITLAGPTNAIFKAFAMIIDKLEEDISSSMTNSTAASRPPVTLRLVVPASQCGSLIGKGGCKIKEIRESTGAQVQVAGDMLPNSTERAITIAGIPQSIIECVKQICVVMLETLSQSPPKGVTIPYRPKPSSSPVIFAGGQLTKLHQLAMQQSHFPMTHGNTGFSGIESSSPEVKGYWAGLDASAQTTSHELTIPNDLIGCIIGRQGAKINEIRQMSGAQIKIANPVEGSTDRQVTITGSAASISLAQYLINVSLENAKPSSQAASVTIPDHLSINLSQPSTPSSSSSSSTTTPSLATAGTSDAPSSLPNPLPTAPCVSSLLGMKPIPLLALNVVSAAKGTGASAATTTTSAVPCVTNKLKGEKQRFSPY, from the exons ATGGACACCGGTGTGATTGAAGGTGGATTAAATGTCACTCTCACCATCCGGCTACTTATGCATGGCAAG GAAGTTGGCAGTATCATCGGAAAG AAAGGAGAATCTGTTAAGAAGATGCGCGAGGAG AGTGGTGCACGTATCAACATCTCAGAAGGGAATTGTCCTGAGAGAATTATCACTTTGGCTGGACCCACTAATGCCATTTTCAAAGCATTTGCTATGATCATTGACAAACTGGAAGAG GACATTAGCAGCTCTATGACCAATAGCACAGCTGCCAGTAGACCTCCGGTTACCTTGAGGCTGGTGGTTCCTGCTAGTCAGTGTGGCTCTCTCATTGGAAAAGGTGGTTGCAAGATCAAGGAAATAAGAGAG AGTACAGGGGCTcaggtgcaggtggcaggggataTGCTCCCCAACTCAACTGAGCGGGCCATCACTATTGCTGGCATCCCGCAATCCATCATTGAGTGTGTCAAACAGATCTGCGTGGTCATGTTGGAG actCTCTCCCAGTCCCCTCCGAAGGGCGTGACCATCCCGTACCGGCCCAAGCCGTCCAGTTCTCCGGTCATCTTTGCAGGTGGTCAG TTGACCAAGCTGCACCAGTTGGCAATGCAACAGTCTCATTTTCCCATGACCCATGGCAACACCGGATTCAGTG GCATTGAATCCAGCTCTCCAGAGGTGAAAGGCTATTGGg CAGGTCTGGATGCATCTGCTCAGACTACTTCTCATGAACTCACCATTCCAAATGAT ttgATTGGCTGCATAATCGGGCGTCAAGGCGCCAAAATCAATGAGATCCGTCAGATGTCTGGGGCGCAGATCAAAATTGCGAACCCAGTAGAAGGATCTACTGATAGGCAGGTTACCATCACCGGATCTGCTGccagcatcagcctggctcaATATCTAATCAATGTCAG TTTAGAAAACGCTAAACCCTCCTCCCAGGCAGCCTCCGTCACGATCCCTGATCACCTCAGCATCAACCTCTCTCAACCCTCcaccccttcttcttcttcttcctcctccaccaccaccccctcgcTCGCCACAGCGGGGACCTCCGACGCACCCTCCAGCCTCCCCAACCCTCTTCCGACCGCCCCTTGTGTCTCCAGTCTGCTTGGCATGAAACCCATCCCTCTCCTGGCTCTAAATGTTGTGTCTGCTGCTAAGGGTACCGGGGCTTcagctgccaccaccaccacctccgcGGTGCCGTGTGTAACTAACAAACTGAAAGGCGAGAAACAGAGATTCTCCCCCTACTGA
- the PCBP2 gene encoding poly(rC)-binding protein 2 isoform X10 → MDTGVIEGGLNVTLTIRLLMHGKEVGSIIGKKGESVKKMREESGARINISEGNCPERIITLAGPTNAIFKAFAMIIDKLEEDISSSMTNSTAASRPPVTLRLVVPASQCGSLIGKGGCKIKEIRESTGAQVQVAGDMLPNSTERAITIAGIPQSIIECVKQICVVMLESPPKGVTIPYRPKPSSSPVIFAGGQAYTIQGQYAIPQPDLTKLHQLAMQQSHFPMTHGNTGFSGIESSSPEVKGYWGLDASAQTTSHELTIPNDLIGCIIGRQGAKINEIRQMSGAQIKIANPVEGSTDRQVTITGSAASISLAQYLINVSLENAKPSSQAASVTIPDHLSINLSQPSTPSSSSSSSTTTPSLATAGTSDAPSSLPNPLPTAPCVSSLLGMKPIPLLALNVVSAAKGTGASAATTTTSAVPCVTNKLKGEKQRFSPY, encoded by the exons ATGGACACCGGTGTGATTGAAGGTGGATTAAATGTCACTCTCACCATCCGGCTACTTATGCATGGCAAG GAAGTTGGCAGTATCATCGGAAAG AAAGGAGAATCTGTTAAGAAGATGCGCGAGGAG AGTGGTGCACGTATCAACATCTCAGAAGGGAATTGTCCTGAGAGAATTATCACTTTGGCTGGACCCACTAATGCCATTTTCAAAGCATTTGCTATGATCATTGACAAACTGGAAGAG GACATTAGCAGCTCTATGACCAATAGCACAGCTGCCAGTAGACCTCCGGTTACCTTGAGGCTGGTGGTTCCTGCTAGTCAGTGTGGCTCTCTCATTGGAAAAGGTGGTTGCAAGATCAAGGAAATAAGAGAG AGTACAGGGGCTcaggtgcaggtggcaggggataTGCTCCCCAACTCAACTGAGCGGGCCATCACTATTGCTGGCATCCCGCAATCCATCATTGAGTGTGTCAAACAGATCTGCGTGGTCATGTTGGAG TCCCCTCCGAAGGGCGTGACCATCCCGTACCGGCCCAAGCCGTCCAGTTCTCCGGTCATCTTTGCAGGTGGTCAG GCCTATACCATTCAAGGACAGTATGCCATTCCACAGCCAGAT TTGACCAAGCTGCACCAGTTGGCAATGCAACAGTCTCATTTTCCCATGACCCATGGCAACACCGGATTCAGTG GCATTGAATCCAGCTCTCCAGAGGTGAAAGGCTATTGGg GTCTGGATGCATCTGCTCAGACTACTTCTCATGAACTCACCATTCCAAATGAT ttgATTGGCTGCATAATCGGGCGTCAAGGCGCCAAAATCAATGAGATCCGTCAGATGTCTGGGGCGCAGATCAAAATTGCGAACCCAGTAGAAGGATCTACTGATAGGCAGGTTACCATCACCGGATCTGCTGccagcatcagcctggctcaATATCTAATCAATGTCAG TTTAGAAAACGCTAAACCCTCCTCCCAGGCAGCCTCCGTCACGATCCCTGATCACCTCAGCATCAACCTCTCTCAACCCTCcaccccttcttcttcttcttcctcctccaccaccaccccctcgcTCGCCACAGCGGGGACCTCCGACGCACCCTCCAGCCTCCCCAACCCTCTTCCGACCGCCCCTTGTGTCTCCAGTCTGCTTGGCATGAAACCCATCCCTCTCCTGGCTCTAAATGTTGTGTCTGCTGCTAAGGGTACCGGGGCTTcagctgccaccaccaccacctccgcGGTGCCGTGTGTAACTAACAAACTGAAAGGCGAGAAACAGAGATTCTCCCCCTACTGA
- the PCBP2 gene encoding poly(rC)-binding protein 2 isoform X1 encodes MDTGVIEGGLNVTLTIRLLMHGKEVGSIIGKKGESVKKMREESGARINISEGNCPERIITLAGPTNAIFKAFAMIIDKLEEDISSSMTNSTAASRPPVTLRLVVPASQCGSLIGKGGCKIKEIRESTGAQVQVAGDMLPNSTERAITIAGIPQSIIECVKQICVVMLETLSQSPPKGVTIPYRPKPSSSPVIFAGGQDRYSTGSDSASFPHTTPSMCLNPDLEGPPLEAYTIQGQYAIPQPDLTKLHQLAMQQSHFPMTHGNTGFSGIESSSPEVKGYWAGLDASAQTTSHELTIPNDLIGCIIGRQGAKINEIRQMSGAQIKIANPVEGSTDRQVTITGSAASISLAQYLINVSLENAKPSSQAASVTIPDHLSINLSQPSTPSSSSSSSTTTPSLATAGTSDAPSSLPNPLPTAPCVSSLLGMKPIPLLALNVVSAAKGTGASAATTTTSAVPCVTNKLKGEKQRFSPY; translated from the exons ATGGACACCGGTGTGATTGAAGGTGGATTAAATGTCACTCTCACCATCCGGCTACTTATGCATGGCAAG GAAGTTGGCAGTATCATCGGAAAG AAAGGAGAATCTGTTAAGAAGATGCGCGAGGAG AGTGGTGCACGTATCAACATCTCAGAAGGGAATTGTCCTGAGAGAATTATCACTTTGGCTGGACCCACTAATGCCATTTTCAAAGCATTTGCTATGATCATTGACAAACTGGAAGAG GACATTAGCAGCTCTATGACCAATAGCACAGCTGCCAGTAGACCTCCGGTTACCTTGAGGCTGGTGGTTCCTGCTAGTCAGTGTGGCTCTCTCATTGGAAAAGGTGGTTGCAAGATCAAGGAAATAAGAGAG AGTACAGGGGCTcaggtgcaggtggcaggggataTGCTCCCCAACTCAACTGAGCGGGCCATCACTATTGCTGGCATCCCGCAATCCATCATTGAGTGTGTCAAACAGATCTGCGTGGTCATGTTGGAG actCTCTCCCAGTCCCCTCCGAAGGGCGTGACCATCCCGTACCGGCCCAAGCCGTCCAGTTCTCCGGTCATCTTTGCAGGTGGTCAG GACAGGTACAGCACAGGCAGCGACAGTGCGAGCTTTCCCCACACCACCCCGTCCATGTGCCTCAACCCTGACCTGGAGGGACCACCTCTAGAG GCCTATACCATTCAAGGACAGTATGCCATTCCACAGCCAGAT TTGACCAAGCTGCACCAGTTGGCAATGCAACAGTCTCATTTTCCCATGACCCATGGCAACACCGGATTCAGTG GCATTGAATCCAGCTCTCCAGAGGTGAAAGGCTATTGGg CAGGTCTGGATGCATCTGCTCAGACTACTTCTCATGAACTCACCATTCCAAATGAT ttgATTGGCTGCATAATCGGGCGTCAAGGCGCCAAAATCAATGAGATCCGTCAGATGTCTGGGGCGCAGATCAAAATTGCGAACCCAGTAGAAGGATCTACTGATAGGCAGGTTACCATCACCGGATCTGCTGccagcatcagcctggctcaATATCTAATCAATGTCAG TTTAGAAAACGCTAAACCCTCCTCCCAGGCAGCCTCCGTCACGATCCCTGATCACCTCAGCATCAACCTCTCTCAACCCTCcaccccttcttcttcttcttcctcctccaccaccaccccctcgcTCGCCACAGCGGGGACCTCCGACGCACCCTCCAGCCTCCCCAACCCTCTTCCGACCGCCCCTTGTGTCTCCAGTCTGCTTGGCATGAAACCCATCCCTCTCCTGGCTCTAAATGTTGTGTCTGCTGCTAAGGGTACCGGGGCTTcagctgccaccaccaccacctccgcGGTGCCGTGTGTAACTAACAAACTGAAAGGCGAGAAACAGAGATTCTCCCCCTACTGA
- the PCBP2 gene encoding poly(rC)-binding protein 2 isoform X7 — protein sequence MDTGVIEGGLNVTLTIRLLMHGKEVGSIIGKKGESVKKMREESGARINISEGNCPERIITLAGPTNAIFKAFAMIIDKLEEDISSSMTNSTAASRPPVTLRLVVPASQCGSLIGKGGCKIKEIRESTGAQVQVAGDMLPNSTERAITIAGIPQSIIECVKQICVVMLESPPKGVTIPYRPKPSSSPVIFAGGQDRYSTGSDSASFPHTTPSMCLNPDLEGPPLEAYTIQGQYAIPQPDLTKLHQLAMQQSHFPMTHGNTGFSAGLDASAQTTSHELTIPNDLIGCIIGRQGAKINEIRQMSGAQIKIANPVEGSTDRQVTITGSAASISLAQYLINVSLENAKPSSQAASVTIPDHLSINLSQPSTPSSSSSSSTTTPSLATAGTSDAPSSLPNPLPTAPCVSSLLGMKPIPLLALNVVSAAKGTGASAATTTTSAVPCVTNKLKGEKQRFSPY from the exons ATGGACACCGGTGTGATTGAAGGTGGATTAAATGTCACTCTCACCATCCGGCTACTTATGCATGGCAAG GAAGTTGGCAGTATCATCGGAAAG AAAGGAGAATCTGTTAAGAAGATGCGCGAGGAG AGTGGTGCACGTATCAACATCTCAGAAGGGAATTGTCCTGAGAGAATTATCACTTTGGCTGGACCCACTAATGCCATTTTCAAAGCATTTGCTATGATCATTGACAAACTGGAAGAG GACATTAGCAGCTCTATGACCAATAGCACAGCTGCCAGTAGACCTCCGGTTACCTTGAGGCTGGTGGTTCCTGCTAGTCAGTGTGGCTCTCTCATTGGAAAAGGTGGTTGCAAGATCAAGGAAATAAGAGAG AGTACAGGGGCTcaggtgcaggtggcaggggataTGCTCCCCAACTCAACTGAGCGGGCCATCACTATTGCTGGCATCCCGCAATCCATCATTGAGTGTGTCAAACAGATCTGCGTGGTCATGTTGGAG TCCCCTCCGAAGGGCGTGACCATCCCGTACCGGCCCAAGCCGTCCAGTTCTCCGGTCATCTTTGCAGGTGGTCAG GACAGGTACAGCACAGGCAGCGACAGTGCGAGCTTTCCCCACACCACCCCGTCCATGTGCCTCAACCCTGACCTGGAGGGACCACCTCTAGAG GCCTATACCATTCAAGGACAGTATGCCATTCCACAGCCAGAT TTGACCAAGCTGCACCAGTTGGCAATGCAACAGTCTCATTTTCCCATGACCCATGGCAACACCGGATTCAGTG CAGGTCTGGATGCATCTGCTCAGACTACTTCTCATGAACTCACCATTCCAAATGAT ttgATTGGCTGCATAATCGGGCGTCAAGGCGCCAAAATCAATGAGATCCGTCAGATGTCTGGGGCGCAGATCAAAATTGCGAACCCAGTAGAAGGATCTACTGATAGGCAGGTTACCATCACCGGATCTGCTGccagcatcagcctggctcaATATCTAATCAATGTCAG TTTAGAAAACGCTAAACCCTCCTCCCAGGCAGCCTCCGTCACGATCCCTGATCACCTCAGCATCAACCTCTCTCAACCCTCcaccccttcttcttcttcttcctcctccaccaccaccccctcgcTCGCCACAGCGGGGACCTCCGACGCACCCTCCAGCCTCCCCAACCCTCTTCCGACCGCCCCTTGTGTCTCCAGTCTGCTTGGCATGAAACCCATCCCTCTCCTGGCTCTAAATGTTGTGTCTGCTGCTAAGGGTACCGGGGCTTcagctgccaccaccaccacctccgcGGTGCCGTGTGTAACTAACAAACTGAAAGGCGAGAAACAGAGATTCTCCCCCTACTGA
- the PCBP2 gene encoding poly(rC)-binding protein 2 isoform X8: MDTGVIEGGLNVTLTIRLLMHGKEVGSIIGKKGESVKKMREESGARINISEGNCPERIITLAGPTNAIFKAFAMIIDKLEEDISSSMTNSTAASRPPVTLRLVVPASQCGSLIGKGGCKIKEIRESTGAQVQVAGDMLPNSTERAITIAGIPQSIIECVKQICVVMLETLSQSPPKGVTIPYRPKPSSSPVIFAGGQAYTIQGQYAIPQPDLTKLHQLAMQQSHFPMTHGNTGFSGIESSSPEVKGYWAGLDASAQTTSHELTIPNDLIGCIIGRQGAKINEIRQMSGAQIKIANPVEGSTDRQVTITGSAASISLAQYLINVSLENAKPSSQAASVTIPDHLSINLSQPSTPSSSSSSSTTTPSLATAGTSDAPSSLPNPLPTAPCVSSLLGMKPIPLLALNVVSAAKGTGASAATTTTSAVPCVTNKLKGEKQRFSPY, from the exons ATGGACACCGGTGTGATTGAAGGTGGATTAAATGTCACTCTCACCATCCGGCTACTTATGCATGGCAAG GAAGTTGGCAGTATCATCGGAAAG AAAGGAGAATCTGTTAAGAAGATGCGCGAGGAG AGTGGTGCACGTATCAACATCTCAGAAGGGAATTGTCCTGAGAGAATTATCACTTTGGCTGGACCCACTAATGCCATTTTCAAAGCATTTGCTATGATCATTGACAAACTGGAAGAG GACATTAGCAGCTCTATGACCAATAGCACAGCTGCCAGTAGACCTCCGGTTACCTTGAGGCTGGTGGTTCCTGCTAGTCAGTGTGGCTCTCTCATTGGAAAAGGTGGTTGCAAGATCAAGGAAATAAGAGAG AGTACAGGGGCTcaggtgcaggtggcaggggataTGCTCCCCAACTCAACTGAGCGGGCCATCACTATTGCTGGCATCCCGCAATCCATCATTGAGTGTGTCAAACAGATCTGCGTGGTCATGTTGGAG actCTCTCCCAGTCCCCTCCGAAGGGCGTGACCATCCCGTACCGGCCCAAGCCGTCCAGTTCTCCGGTCATCTTTGCAGGTGGTCAG GCCTATACCATTCAAGGACAGTATGCCATTCCACAGCCAGAT TTGACCAAGCTGCACCAGTTGGCAATGCAACAGTCTCATTTTCCCATGACCCATGGCAACACCGGATTCAGTG GCATTGAATCCAGCTCTCCAGAGGTGAAAGGCTATTGGg CAGGTCTGGATGCATCTGCTCAGACTACTTCTCATGAACTCACCATTCCAAATGAT ttgATTGGCTGCATAATCGGGCGTCAAGGCGCCAAAATCAATGAGATCCGTCAGATGTCTGGGGCGCAGATCAAAATTGCGAACCCAGTAGAAGGATCTACTGATAGGCAGGTTACCATCACCGGATCTGCTGccagcatcagcctggctcaATATCTAATCAATGTCAG TTTAGAAAACGCTAAACCCTCCTCCCAGGCAGCCTCCGTCACGATCCCTGATCACCTCAGCATCAACCTCTCTCAACCCTCcaccccttcttcttcttcttcctcctccaccaccaccccctcgcTCGCCACAGCGGGGACCTCCGACGCACCCTCCAGCCTCCCCAACCCTCTTCCGACCGCCCCTTGTGTCTCCAGTCTGCTTGGCATGAAACCCATCCCTCTCCTGGCTCTAAATGTTGTGTCTGCTGCTAAGGGTACCGGGGCTTcagctgccaccaccaccacctccgcGGTGCCGTGTGTAACTAACAAACTGAAAGGCGAGAAACAGAGATTCTCCCCCTACTGA
- the PCBP2 gene encoding poly(rC)-binding protein 2 isoform X2, which produces MDTGVIEGGLNVTLTIRLLMHGKEVGSIIGKKGESVKKMREESGARINISEGNCPERIITLAGPTNAIFKAFAMIIDKLEEDISSSMTNSTAASRPPVTLRLVVPASQCGSLIGKGGCKIKEIRESTGAQVQVAGDMLPNSTERAITIAGIPQSIIECVKQICVVMLETLSQSPPKGVTIPYRPKPSSSPVIFAGGQDRYSTGSDSASFPHTTPSMCLNPDLEGPPLEAYTIQGQYAIPQPDLTKLHQLAMQQSHFPMTHGNTGFSGIESSSPEVKGYWGLDASAQTTSHELTIPNDLIGCIIGRQGAKINEIRQMSGAQIKIANPVEGSTDRQVTITGSAASISLAQYLINVSLENAKPSSQAASVTIPDHLSINLSQPSTPSSSSSSSTTTPSLATAGTSDAPSSLPNPLPTAPCVSSLLGMKPIPLLALNVVSAAKGTGASAATTTTSAVPCVTNKLKGEKQRFSPY; this is translated from the exons ATGGACACCGGTGTGATTGAAGGTGGATTAAATGTCACTCTCACCATCCGGCTACTTATGCATGGCAAG GAAGTTGGCAGTATCATCGGAAAG AAAGGAGAATCTGTTAAGAAGATGCGCGAGGAG AGTGGTGCACGTATCAACATCTCAGAAGGGAATTGTCCTGAGAGAATTATCACTTTGGCTGGACCCACTAATGCCATTTTCAAAGCATTTGCTATGATCATTGACAAACTGGAAGAG GACATTAGCAGCTCTATGACCAATAGCACAGCTGCCAGTAGACCTCCGGTTACCTTGAGGCTGGTGGTTCCTGCTAGTCAGTGTGGCTCTCTCATTGGAAAAGGTGGTTGCAAGATCAAGGAAATAAGAGAG AGTACAGGGGCTcaggtgcaggtggcaggggataTGCTCCCCAACTCAACTGAGCGGGCCATCACTATTGCTGGCATCCCGCAATCCATCATTGAGTGTGTCAAACAGATCTGCGTGGTCATGTTGGAG actCTCTCCCAGTCCCCTCCGAAGGGCGTGACCATCCCGTACCGGCCCAAGCCGTCCAGTTCTCCGGTCATCTTTGCAGGTGGTCAG GACAGGTACAGCACAGGCAGCGACAGTGCGAGCTTTCCCCACACCACCCCGTCCATGTGCCTCAACCCTGACCTGGAGGGACCACCTCTAGAG GCCTATACCATTCAAGGACAGTATGCCATTCCACAGCCAGAT TTGACCAAGCTGCACCAGTTGGCAATGCAACAGTCTCATTTTCCCATGACCCATGGCAACACCGGATTCAGTG GCATTGAATCCAGCTCTCCAGAGGTGAAAGGCTATTGGg GTCTGGATGCATCTGCTCAGACTACTTCTCATGAACTCACCATTCCAAATGAT ttgATTGGCTGCATAATCGGGCGTCAAGGCGCCAAAATCAATGAGATCCGTCAGATGTCTGGGGCGCAGATCAAAATTGCGAACCCAGTAGAAGGATCTACTGATAGGCAGGTTACCATCACCGGATCTGCTGccagcatcagcctggctcaATATCTAATCAATGTCAG TTTAGAAAACGCTAAACCCTCCTCCCAGGCAGCCTCCGTCACGATCCCTGATCACCTCAGCATCAACCTCTCTCAACCCTCcaccccttcttcttcttcttcctcctccaccaccaccccctcgcTCGCCACAGCGGGGACCTCCGACGCACCCTCCAGCCTCCCCAACCCTCTTCCGACCGCCCCTTGTGTCTCCAGTCTGCTTGGCATGAAACCCATCCCTCTCCTGGCTCTAAATGTTGTGTCTGCTGCTAAGGGTACCGGGGCTTcagctgccaccaccaccacctccgcGGTGCCGTGTGTAACTAACAAACTGAAAGGCGAGAAACAGAGATTCTCCCCCTACTGA